From the genome of Clavelina lepadiformis chromosome 2, kaClaLepa1.1, whole genome shotgun sequence:
TCTGTTTTGCAAGCGCGACCACTCTGGTATCCAGACTGCGACCGCAATGAAGTTGACACAAAACAACTAAATAAATCCCACCTAACGCGACCCATCATTATatcaaaattcaaactttataACTTGCAATTGTTAAAAATCATAACTAATTAATTGCAGATATGTTGCAAGCATCTAGGACCTTCTTTTGGTGATTGTTTCAATACAGATCAGCTCATGGCAGACACGTACTACAAATGAACCTGCAGCAACAATTCCTTACACtttttaaatggtttaaaaattgaaaaagttgtgAAACAGTTTTTGAAAGAATAAGCTATACTGTCCATCTTCTAGGTTCCTAATGGTCGACCTACCAAAGATCTATTGATATTCAGTAATACAACAAGTGAATACCAGTGAAGTAGGTAGTAAAAAAGGtcgtttttctaaaaaaaactaCGGTACTGTTAGTGTGTTATCAATAATAATCTGTAATAACTAAATAAGGATATTGTTACCACTGTGTAGAAAAACTACCAAAAGATAagaacaaacaattttttttcttttacctcCCATTATCAATGTATCCATTAACAATCACTTTATCACCCGGAGAATAGGCACTTTTATCTATGGTGATGTCAATCTTGGCATCAATTTTGTTACAGCAACAGCATTCATCATGGGCCTGCGCTTTTAGTTGAGCAGGGTAATAAAATAACTGAAACAgcaatataaataaaacatggAATATCCACAAACACATGCTTGTTATATATTGAGAATAAGTTAAAAAACGACATCGTCTGTCAACTTTATCaactaaacaaattcaaacatgttcaaaaaacTTCAGAGTTGAATTCATAACTTACACACATTTTACTGGTTTTTCTgcttataacatttaactttaTAATGAATACCTCAGAGGGAGAGAGTTCAACCACATCATAGACCATAAATGCTTTTGGTACATCCAGCGTATGCGAGTAACCAGATGCTTTACAAGCTACTTGCACATGATAGAAAATACTGCCGTGTTTACCTGTGTCAAACAACCGATTTGTTACATTGTTCAAGTGGTAGAGAACCTGTACTTTATGTTAACAATTTATTTGCATAATGAGTTTATGGTATAGGttggaaaatttcttttgtaagTTTTAATGTCTAACATGGTAAGACAAGTGACAACATACTTTCAAATTTGGTTTAGCACTGCATAAGACAGATAAGGTAAACTTACTTATAAATGAAGATGGGCAGTTGTCAGGCAACTGAAAAAAGAATTCTTTGGTGGCATTGCCCTTTGGTAACTTGACGAATTGATTACGTACTACAGAGAATATAAAAATTGCCATTAGTTTATTGCCAAATTACACGGCGAAGATTGTTTAACATAGCCAAGTAACAAGTTGCACAATCATGGTGCCATAGAAATGTGAGTTAACGTTTAAACTTACCACCACCCCACAGAATTAACTCTTGTGAGCTGTATACTTCCTTTTCCTTGtatgttttttctttgtcaCTGCCAGTATACCATTTAGTCTTACACTCCCCATGCAACTTAATGGAAACAGCTGTGTAACAAATTATATAAAAATGAATCAACCAATCAAACACATGCGGGATAAAAAAGTGTAAAGTCGAGCaacttacaaaatattttagttggCTTGTTAAGTTGCAACTCGACATGCCCAGTGACCAACTGACCAGGTTGGAACGTATTTGTGTTGTTGACAAATCGAATAACAATGTTGGATATTCTTCCCATAATTGTCAATATACGTTTTGCTAGACTAAGCGTTTCATGATTTGAACATTGCTGGAGAAGATGCTTAATTGCTATTCCTATCACgtatactgcaaatggaaGAATAAAGTAAAATGCATACACTGAGCTTAGTTATCAATAAACTCATATTATTGATGCACACAGGAAATACAACAAACCAGCAACACCTTATTTGTAGAATGAGTTCTAGTTAGCAAATTTAGTCTAAAGACACTCATGTAAGACTTTGCCCAAATACAGTGAGTGCTACTGAAATTCATAAAATCACATGAACTAGGATCTACCATTGAGAGCGTTCTGCTTTAAAATAATCGAAACACTTCAGAAAACATTAAGCTGAAAAAATCGCCACAgttaatgtttaaaacaattattgCACATGTATCTTAACTCATTACAAAATGGGTTACCCTAATACTAAACACATTGTAAAATATATGTAAGTATTTCTCTGGGGCAACATGTTGTGATAAACATCACATACTAGTACAATATTTGTTACTGGTAATTACTATGTTCTGCTCTACCACCAACAACATATACATTGATAAATAACGGCATTAACAGTGTTAGagatcagttttaaaaaaatcatcCAACCCACCACACAAAAATGCTTAAGTTTAATATTACGCATTTGTGTGCTGCATACAAAGCGTGCATAAAAGATAAGTTTGCTGGATGGAGATGTAAAAGCATGTTGcctgcaataaaataaaaatatacacCGATTTATACCAAGTGGTTTCAGTTCTATTGTGCAATAAAACCAGCTGATAGTGCATTGTACTGATCAGGAACTCATAGAAGCAATCGTGCATAGTGAAGTGCAACAGTGAGTACCATAGTATAGCCAAGTATAATTCCAGCTCAGGAAGAATTCCTATTGCTTCAGTATCACAGCACATTTGGAAGAAACACCAATTGGTTATTAGAAATCTTTTAAAGCATTCATTTTGATACTTTCATTATGTACTACTTCTTTGTTTGGGATCTAATACATTTTGATGATATTGAAATGCTTCATGTAAAAGCAATGGGCCGACTGGTGAGTTTAAAATCATTCTTTCTCCCAGCACCTGATGACCCAGAAAATCCAGCTCTAGTTGCGGAAAGCGAACGAGTTCCAAGAGCTCATCTAAGTATTTTAACCTCTCCTCTCTGTTATGTTTTATCCATCTTATAACAACATGATAGACGACTTCTTCACAGCTTACCATGAGGTCATCAGACTGTAAAAACACTATAAGGTCATCTTTTGTTATTTCATCATAAAAGTTCGGTTCTCTAACTGCGTCATCAAAGTTTTCAATGATGTAACTTTGAGTTTTTGCATGGTACCTGTTCTGCTTAAGGTCCCTTGCAAGTTTAAATGCAAATATGCAAGCATCCATGTCGTATATAACtttcttctctttttttcCTTTCTTCTCTTCTGATTCTTCCTCGTTAGGGCATTCTGTGTGCACTGTTTCACTCGCCTGAGCTTCATTATTCaccaagttgtttttattatttactgctGTAAACTTTGTGAAGTGACGACCATGCTTTTTCCTATTTTTACCCATGTCCAGGTTTACTTCccaatttgtttcaaaatcaaataaacacAACTGAGTCTCAGTACTCCTCCAGAATAAGTTGCTAATTTACATTTTGAACTAGTTGCATGTGACTAACCCTGTAAAATGAgaattaatgaaatcaggCACatcagtaaaataaaaaagtatgtACATACCATGAACATAAAACATGATTGACtacatacaaaaatattaaaactttttaaggtGTTCAAGCAAGAACATCCATTTAAAAGTATTGCGTCCACACAGAGCAGGTGCTTTAATAAATGTTATGGTTGTTATATGTCATTAATATTTAAGTGAGCAAGAAGAAGATGagaagttttttaaattgatcTTGAATATAATATGTCGGCTTGCTTGGTCAGTGTAGATCTGACCTTAAACACTTTCTGTACCAAATCTCAGGAAAAAGAAATGAACATCAAACCCAgagtttaatgtttttacaaaaagaaaaatacgaAATATTGAATGCTCCTTATTCGTGGTAATTATAGTAAACGTGTTAATAGTCTTGGGCATACatatatcaaataaaaatcttgGCATGTAATGTATACAAATAGCACACACAATCATAGCATTTGATATTTTGCAGAGCCAAacagttttgtattttaaaccACATCACAGGAACATATATATAATTGTGAATTTCTAATATTACTAATTACACTCACAAATACAAAAAGtcaatatttattaattagtCTACACTACATTCCACAGGTTTTATCTTGTTGCATGTTATCTCTTGCATTTTCTAGACCTAAGTACCGTATATACTCGAGTATAGGTCGAGATCTTTGCAACTGATTTTCACCTCAAAAAGAAGGGGTTGAACTATACATGGGACAAGCCAGAGCAAAACCTCCAAGTTCAGTTGATAGCACAGTGACTGACGCATACAAAGTGCGGAAAGCTCTCCGATGAAAGACAAAGttttaattacaaaaacatcaaatagtaaacgcaacaaacaatACGAAATAAAGCCAGAAGATGCATTTCGATAATGCTTCAGTTTAAAAATCCATCAAACTCTTCTTCACTATTATCGCTGTTTTTTTTGACGTGTTAACTCCCGGGCAGCGGCAGAATTGGTAGTTTTTATGGCAAATTTAAGAATGGTTAGACTAAACTTTGCCATGAATTTATTGCGTTTACTGGCCATTTCCTATAACTAACTTCACAACAACTCACACGTCTGCCTCTTGCACGAGACGAATATCCCGTGACGCTTTCATGCACAAGACAAATATGATTTGTGTCACCTGAGTTCTTTGTAGGCTTGTTTTAAAGAAGTGCAGCTGAAGTTTACAGTTATACAATTGCTATGCAAGTACTTAGCAAACTAGGCTAAGGAAAAGCTAGGGAATAAGCAATACAcgaaagaataaaaatatctcCGATTTTCAACGAAAAGGTAGGGGGGATGACCTATACTATCGAGTACACCTATACTCGAGTATATACGGTAATATTTTACTGAAGTACTGAAAAAAttcaactaaattaaaacaagaGATCAcattaaagcaattttcttATAACCACGTTCTTTagcaattttgttttggtgatATTCAAATGCTTCGTGTAAAAGTAATTGGCCAACACCAGTATCTAATACTATTGGCTCTCTGACAACTTGCTGGCCAAGAAAATCAAGTTCTAATTGGGGAAATCGCACCAATTCAAGCAGTTCCTCCAAATACTGCAGCCTCTCATCTTGTCTGTGTTTCACCCATCGAATAACCATGTGATAAATGACTTCTTCGCAACTGACAACCAAATCATCGGATTGTAGAAATACGACAATATCATCTTTTGTCACTTCATCATAAAATTTAGGTTCTCTGACAGCatcatcaaaattttt
Proteins encoded in this window:
- the LOC143445389 gene encoding arrestin domain-containing protein 2-like, translated to MGRISNIVIRFVNNTNTFQPGQLVTGHVELQLNKPTKIFSVSIKLHGECKTKWYTGSDKEKTYKEKEVYSSQELILWGGVRNQFVKLPKGNATKEFFFQLPDNCPSSFISKHGSIFYHVQVACKASGYSHTLDVPKAFMVYDVVELSPSELFYYPAQLKAQAHDECCCCNKIDAKIDITIDKSAYSPGDKVIVNGYIDNGSNRQLPFTIILRQNVTCYGRRADFSLMSSGNLKSKEKLNDVAIWEGVPVGPRSRKNFSNQETMTIPTLVASNLRYCKFISVAYFITIRSTMQSAMGNTELVAKPVDIVIGHRGLPDYSTLDQLEPSAPPGFDLAVPDYEEDEQYPSDPPPDFEAALELDDQHSPPPTYQEAIQKVDTIPSTSL